Proteins encoded within one genomic window of Oryza glaberrima chromosome 12, OglaRS2, whole genome shotgun sequence:
- the LOC127757769 gene encoding glycine-rich RNA-binding protein blt801-like, whose product MALANKIGNLLKRATSSSPALYQSIRCMSSSKLFVGGLSYGTDEQSLRDTFANYGQVIEAKIINDRETGRSRGFGFITYASSEEASAAITALDGKDLDGRNIRVNTANERTGGFRSGGGGYGGSGYGGGGGGYGGGGYSGGGGYGGGGYSGGGGGGGGYLGGGGGYGGNNGGYGNRGGGGGGYGVAEGSADAFSGINLGGDGSFGGNPAGSFGDAGGSTGGDFSGAGGDSFGSRKNDELMDDLFKDDEPDNYANKQG is encoded by the exons ATGGCGTTGGCTAATAAGATTGGTAATCTGCTCAAGAGAGCCACGAGCTCAAGTCCAGCTCTCTATCAATCAATCAGATGCATGTCATCCTCAAAGCTTTTTGTTGGAg GCCTTTCGTACGGCACAGATGAGCAGAGCCTCAGAGATacttttgccaattatggtCAAGTTATTGAAG CTAAGATCATCAATGACCGTGAAACTGGGAGGTCTAGAGGTTTTGGCTTCATAACTTACGCATCAAGTGAAGAGGCTTCAGCTGCAATCACAGCCTTGGATGGAAAG GATCTCGATGGGCGTAACATCAGGGTTAACACTGCCAATGAGAGAACTGGTGGCTTCCGTAGTGGGGGTGGTGGCTATGGAGGCAGTggctatggcggcggcggcggtggctatggtggtggtggctacagtggtggtggtggctatggcggtggtggctacagtggtggtggtggtggcggcggcggctacctaggaggcggcggtggttaTGGTGGCAACAATGGAGGGTATGGCAacaggggtggtggtggaggtggttaTGGAGTTGCAGAAGGATCTGCAGATGCCTTCTCTGGAATCAACTTAGGTGGTGATGGTAGTTTTGGTGGAAACCCAGCTGGAAGCTTTGGTGATGCTGGAGGTTCCACTGGCGGTGATTTCTCCGGTGCCGGTGGTGACAGCTTTGGAAGCCGCAAGAACGATGAGCTCATGGATGACCTCTTCAAGGATGACGAGCCTGACAACTATGCCAACAAGCAGGGCTAA